From a region of the Pukyongiella litopenaei genome:
- the secA gene encoding preprotein translocase subunit SecA, which translates to MLGFGTIAKKVFGTPNDRKIKATRPLIERINALEPEFEKLDDDGLRARTEEFRNRAAEGESLDDILPEAFANCREAAKRALGLRAFDVQLMGGVFLHQGNIAEMKTGEGKTLVATFPAYLNALTGKGVHVVTVNDYLARRDAEWMGKVFAMLGMTTGVIYPDMPQDAKLAAYESDITYGTNNEFGFDYLRDNMKAKLSEVFQKQHNFAIVDEVDSILIDEARTPLIISGPAQDRSELYTAIDTLIPSLTDAHYEIDEKSRSVTFSEDGNEFLEEQLHARGLLPEGQSLYDPESTTVVHHVNQGLRAHKLFTRDKDYIVRSGNVVLIDEFTGRMMPGRRLSEGLHQAIEAKEGVQIQPENVTLASVTFQNYFRLYDKLAGMTGTAMTEAEEFAEIYKLGVVEVPTNRPVARQDEDDQVYRSAAEKYQAMIDEIRKANEKGQPVLVGTTSIEKSELLSQMLTKAGVAHNVLNARHHEKEAQIVAEAGRLDAVTIATNMAGRGTDIQLGGNVDMKVLGALADNPDADPAELRTAEEAKHAEEKQKVIDAGGLFVMASERHESRRIDNQLRGRSGRQGDPGRTVFYLSLEDDLMRIFGSERLDKVLKTLGLQEGEAIVHPWVNKSLERAQAKVEGRNFDMRKQVLKFDDVMNDQRKVIFSQRREIMAADDLSEIVGDMRHQVIDDLIDEFMPPKTYADQWNTEGLYAAVIEKLGVDVPVMEWAAEEGVDDEEIRERLTKATDEMMARKAVDFGPETMRDIEKQVLLQTIDTKWREHLLTLEHLRSVVGFRGYAQRDPLNEYKNESFQLFEGLLDGLRESVTRHLAQVRPLTDEEREQMMAQLAAQQMQMQQAAAPAPAAEEPAPEATAEHAPGFVEDDPATWGNPGRNHPCPCGSGKKFKHCHGRLA; encoded by the coding sequence ATGCTGGGATTCGGAACTATCGCCAAAAAGGTGTTCGGCACCCCGAACGACCGCAAGATCAAGGCGACCCGCCCGCTGATCGAGAGGATCAACGCCCTCGAACCCGAGTTCGAAAAGCTCGACGATGACGGGCTGAGGGCCCGCACCGAAGAGTTCCGCAACCGCGCGGCGGAAGGCGAGAGCCTGGACGACATCCTGCCCGAGGCGTTCGCCAATTGCCGCGAGGCGGCGAAACGCGCGTTGGGCCTGCGGGCGTTCGACGTGCAGCTGATGGGCGGGGTGTTCCTGCACCAGGGCAACATCGCCGAGATGAAGACCGGCGAGGGCAAGACGCTGGTCGCCACTTTCCCGGCCTATCTGAACGCGCTGACCGGCAAGGGCGTGCATGTGGTCACGGTCAACGACTACCTGGCCCGGCGCGACGCCGAATGGATGGGCAAGGTCTTTGCCATGCTGGGCATGACCACCGGCGTGATCTATCCCGACATGCCGCAGGACGCCAAGCTGGCCGCCTATGAAAGCGACATCACCTACGGCACCAACAACGAATTCGGTTTCGATTACCTGCGCGACAACATGAAGGCGAAGCTGTCGGAGGTTTTCCAGAAACAGCACAATTTCGCCATCGTCGACGAGGTCGACAGCATCCTGATCGACGAGGCGCGGACGCCGCTGATCATCTCGGGGCCGGCGCAGGACCGTTCCGAGCTCTATACCGCGATCGACACGCTGATCCCGTCGCTGACCGACGCGCATTACGAGATCGACGAAAAGAGCCGCAGCGTCACCTTTTCCGAGGACGGCAACGAGTTTCTCGAGGAACAGCTGCATGCGCGCGGGCTGCTGCCCGAGGGGCAGTCGCTCTATGATCCCGAAAGCACGACGGTCGTGCACCATGTGAACCAGGGCCTGCGGGCGCACAAGCTGTTCACGCGGGACAAGGATTACATCGTGCGGTCCGGCAACGTGGTGCTGATCGACGAGTTCACCGGCCGGATGATGCCCGGCCGCCGCCTGTCCGAAGGCCTGCACCAGGCCATCGAAGCCAAGGAAGGCGTCCAGATCCAGCCCGAGAACGTGACGCTCGCCAGCGTGACGTTCCAGAACTATTTCCGGCTCTACGACAAGCTGGCGGGGATGACCGGCACCGCCATGACCGAGGCCGAGGAATTCGCCGAGATCTACAAGCTGGGGGTTGTCGAGGTTCCCACCAACCGGCCCGTCGCGCGTCAGGACGAGGACGATCAGGTCTATCGCAGCGCGGCCGAGAAATACCAGGCGATGATCGACGAGATCCGCAAGGCGAATGAAAAGGGCCAGCCGGTGCTGGTCGGCACGACCTCGATCGAGAAATCGGAACTTCTCAGCCAGATGCTGACCAAGGCGGGCGTCGCGCATAACGTGCTGAACGCGCGGCACCACGAGAAGGAAGCCCAGATCGTGGCCGAGGCCGGGCGGCTGGACGCGGTGACGATCGCCACCAACATGGCCGGCCGCGGGACCGATATCCAGCTGGGCGGCAACGTGGACATGAAGGTGCTGGGCGCGCTGGCGGACAACCCCGATGCGGACCCGGCCGAGCTGCGCACCGCCGAAGAGGCAAAGCACGCCGAGGAAAAGCAGAAGGTGATCGACGCGGGCGGGCTGTTCGTGATGGCGTCCGAGCGGCACGAAAGCCGGCGCATCGACAACCAGCTGCGCGGCCGGTCGGGCCGGCAGGGCGACCCCGGCCGCACCGTGTTCTACCTCAGTCTCGAAGACGACCTGATGCGGATTTTCGGGTCGGAACGGCTGGACAAGGTGCTCAAGACGCTGGGCCTGCAGGAAGGCGAGGCGATCGTGCACCCTTGGGTGAACAAGTCGCTGGAACGCGCGCAGGCCAAGGTCGAGGGCCGCAATTTCGACATGCGCAAGCAGGTGCTGAAATTCGACGACGTGATGAACGACCAGCGCAAGGTGATCTTCAGCCAGCGCCGCGAGATCATGGCCGCCGACGACCTGTCCGAGATCGTCGGCGACATGCGCCACCAGGTGATCGACGACCTGATCGACGAATTCATGCCGCCCAAGACCTATGCCGACCAGTGGAACACCGAAGGGCTCTATGCCGCGGTGATCGAGAAACTGGGTGTCGATGTGCCGGTGATGGAATGGGCCGCCGAAGAGGGCGTCGATGACGAGGAGATCCGCGAGCGGCTGACCAAGGCCACGGACGAGATGATGGCGCGCAAGGCCGTCGATTTCGGCCCGGAAACCATGCGCGACATCGAAAAGCAGGTCCTGCTGCAGACGATCGACACCAAGTGGCGCGAACATCTGCTGACGCTGGAACATCTGCGGTCGGTCGTGGGCTTCCGCGGCTATGCCCAGCGCGATCCGCTGAACGAATACAAGAACGAGAGTTTCCAGCTGTTCGAGGGCCTGCTCGACGGGCTGCGCGAATCGGTGACCCGGCATCTGGCGCAGGTGCGCCCGCTGACCGACGAGGAACGCGAACAGATGATGGCCCAGCTCGCGGCGCAGCAGATGCAGATGCAGCAGGCGGCGGCACCGGCCCCGGCGGCCGAGGAACCGGCGCCGGAGGCCACCGCCGAGCATGCCCCCGGTTTCGTCGAGGACGATCCTGCGACCTGGGGCAATCCGGGCCGCAACCATCCCTGCCCCTGTGGCAGCGGCAAGAAATTCAAGCACTGCCACGGCCGGCTCGCCTGA
- a CDS encoding acyl-CoA dehydrogenase: MRFYDRQDLEFQLWDVAGLDRVLDGSELDREAVTGILDTADQIATDHFLPPARFLDENEPRFVDGHAVLPDGARTAVRAHVDAGFIAAGLKPDHGGMGLPETVHQAAAFIFSAANVGLGGYAMLTVGAARLIESFGSDRQKRDYLEPMAAGRFFGTMCLSEPQAGSSLSDITTRAEPLGDGRYRITGRKMWISGGDQDITENIVHMVLAKIPGGPPGVKGISLFIVPRARLDGSGNDVTLAGLNHKMGFRATTNCALNFGDNGDCVGELLGEEHKGLAYMFQMMNEARIGVGMGATALGQAGYQASLDYARERPQGRAPGGKDATAPQIPIIEHADIRRLLLAQKAAVEPALALALHCAMLVDQHRMGDAGAAVQLDMLTPVAKSWPSEFCLEANKHAIQVLGGAGYTRDYPVERLYRDNRLNPIHEGTHGIQGLDLLGRKVLMGGGAGFHALAAAIRADIPAAGSEFSESLSNRLERLERVTLSLAGAIGADTDRGLANATLYLDLFGHVVMGWMWLRIVAAADRAAARDGDSDFLRGKRQAARYFYARELARCDGWADILQANDLSAHDMAPGWF; encoded by the coding sequence ATGCGGTTCTATGACCGGCAGGATCTCGAATTTCAGCTGTGGGACGTGGCCGGGCTGGACCGGGTGCTCGACGGCTCCGAGCTCGACCGGGAGGCGGTGACGGGTATCCTGGATACCGCCGACCAGATCGCCACCGACCATTTCCTCCCCCCGGCCCGGTTTCTCGACGAAAACGAACCGCGTTTCGTCGACGGCCATGCGGTGCTGCCGGACGGGGCCAGAACCGCGGTGCGCGCGCATGTCGATGCCGGGTTCATCGCGGCGGGCCTGAAGCCCGACCACGGCGGCATGGGCCTGCCGGAAACGGTGCATCAGGCGGCCGCCTTCATCTTTTCGGCGGCCAATGTGGGGCTCGGCGGCTACGCGATGCTGACCGTGGGCGCGGCGCGGCTGATCGAGAGCTTCGGCAGCGACCGGCAGAAACGGGACTACCTCGAACCGATGGCGGCGGGCCGGTTCTTCGGCACCATGTGCCTGAGCGAACCGCAGGCCGGATCGTCGCTGTCGGACATCACCACGCGGGCCGAACCGCTGGGCGACGGGCGGTATCGCATCACCGGGCGCAAGATGTGGATCTCGGGCGGGGATCAGGACATCACCGAGAACATCGTGCATATGGTGCTGGCCAAAATCCCCGGCGGGCCACCGGGCGTAAAGGGCATTTCCCTGTTCATCGTGCCCCGGGCACGGCTGGACGGATCCGGCAATGACGTGACGCTGGCTGGGCTGAACCACAAGATGGGCTTTCGCGCGACCACGAACTGCGCGCTGAATTTCGGCGACAACGGCGATTGCGTGGGCGAGCTTCTGGGCGAGGAACACAAAGGGCTCGCCTACATGTTCCAGATGATGAACGAAGCCCGGATCGGTGTCGGCATGGGCGCCACCGCGCTGGGGCAGGCGGGATACCAGGCCTCGCTCGATTATGCGCGGGAACGCCCGCAGGGCCGGGCACCCGGCGGCAAGGATGCCACCGCGCCGCAGATCCCGATCATCGAACATGCCGACATCCGCCGGCTGCTGCTGGCGCAGAAGGCCGCGGTCGAACCGGCGCTGGCGCTGGCGCTCCATTGCGCGATGCTGGTGGATCAGCACCGCATGGGCGATGCCGGTGCGGCGGTGCAGCTGGACATGCTCACGCCGGTTGCGAAATCATGGCCGTCCGAGTTCTGCCTCGAAGCCAACAAGCACGCGATCCAGGTGCTGGGCGGGGCCGGCTATACCCGCGACTACCCGGTAGAACGCCTCTACCGCGACAACCGGCTCAATCCGATCCACGAAGGCACCCATGGCATCCAGGGGCTCGACCTGCTGGGACGCAAGGTGCTGATGGGCGGGGGGGCCGGTTTCCACGCGCTGGCCGCGGCCATTCGCGCCGATATCCCGGCGGCGGGCTCCGAGTTTTCCGAATCGCTGTCCAACCGCCTCGAACGGCTCGAACGGGTGACCCTCTCGCTGGCCGGGGCCATCGGCGCGGACACCGATCGCGGGCTGGCCAATGCCACGCTCTACCTCGACCTCTTCGGCCATGTGGTGATGGGCTGGATGTGGCTGCGGATCGTGGCGGCGGCCGACCGCGCCGCGGCCCGCGACGGCGACAGCGATTTCCTGCGCGGCAAACGGCAGGCGGCGCGGTATTTCTACGCCCGCGAACTCGCCCGCTGCGACGGCTGGGCCGACATCCTGCAGGCCAACGACCTCAGCGCCCATGACATGGCGCCCGGCTGGTTCTGA
- a CDS encoding ribonuclease D, which produces MANHLYQRDLPDGLDLGPVVAIDCETMGLNPHRDRLCVVQMSGGDGNAHIVQVHKGQTEAPNLSAMLENPDVLKLFHFGRFDIAAMYHAFGALAAPVYCTKIASRLVRTYTDRHGLKNLCQELLGVDISKQQQMSDWGASNLTGAQLEYAASDVLYLHQLRERLDERMAREGRAELAASCFDFLPTRARLDLAGWPEIDIFAHS; this is translated from the coding sequence GTGGCCAATCATCTCTATCAGCGCGACCTGCCGGACGGGCTGGACCTGGGCCCGGTCGTGGCCATCGATTGCGAAACCATGGGGCTGAACCCGCATCGCGACCGGCTGTGCGTGGTGCAGATGTCGGGCGGTGACGGCAATGCCCATATCGTGCAGGTGCACAAGGGGCAGACCGAGGCCCCCAACCTGTCCGCCATGCTGGAAAACCCCGATGTCCTGAAACTGTTCCATTTCGGGCGGTTCGACATCGCCGCGATGTATCATGCGTTCGGCGCGCTGGCCGCGCCGGTCTATTGCACCAAGATCGCCAGCCGCCTGGTCCGCACCTATACCGACCGGCACGGGCTGAAGAACCTGTGCCAGGAATTGCTGGGGGTCGATATTTCCAAGCAACAGCAGATGAGCGACTGGGGTGCGTCGAATCTGACCGGGGCGCAGCTCGAATATGCCGCCTCGGACGTGCTTTACCTGCACCAACTGCGCGAAAGGCTCGACGAACGGATGGCGCGCGAGGGCCGCGCCGAACTGGCCGCGTCCTGTTTCGATTTCCTGCCGACCCGCGCCCGGCTGGACCTTGCCGGCTGGCCCGAAATCGACATCTTTGCGCATTCATGA
- a CDS encoding KpsF/GutQ family sugar-phosphate isomerase, whose translation MTRSFQDIARRVIRTEIGALEQLEQGLDGDFDRAVELLLNATGRVIVSGMGKSGHIGRKIAATFASTGTPAHFVHPAEASHGDLGMMAQGDVALVLSNSGETPELADLVAYTRRFSIPLIGVASRPGSTLLKRSDVALVLPRADEACGTGIVPSSSTTMTLALGDALAIALMTHRRFTPENFREFHPGGKLGARLSKVRDLMHTGDALPLVDEDTPMGETLIEITRKGFGVAGVRDANGNLAGIITDGDLRRKMDGLLTHRAAEVMTPNPTTIAPGALAEEAVAIMNQRRITCLFAVEPGTAEAQGLLHIHDCLRAGLG comes from the coding sequence ATGACTCGCAGCTTTCAGGATATCGCCCGCCGCGTCATCCGCACCGAGATCGGGGCGCTGGAGCAGCTGGAACAGGGGCTGGACGGCGATTTCGACCGCGCGGTCGAACTGCTGCTGAATGCCACCGGCCGGGTGATCGTGTCGGGCATGGGCAAATCGGGCCATATCGGGCGCAAGATCGCGGCCACCTTTGCCAGCACCGGCACGCCGGCGCATTTCGTGCATCCGGCCGAGGCCAGCCATGGCGACCTGGGCATGATGGCGCAGGGCGACGTGGCGCTGGTGCTGTCGAACTCGGGCGAAACGCCGGAACTGGCCGACCTGGTGGCCTATACGCGGCGATTCTCGATCCCCCTGATCGGGGTGGCGAGCCGCCCCGGCTCGACGCTGCTGAAACGGTCCGACGTGGCGCTGGTGCTGCCACGGGCGGACGAAGCCTGCGGCACCGGCATCGTGCCCAGTTCGTCGACCACGATGACGCTGGCGCTGGGCGACGCGCTGGCGATCGCGTTGATGACCCATCGCCGGTTCACGCCCGAGAATTTCCGCGAATTCCACCCCGGCGGCAAGCTGGGCGCCCGCCTGTCGAAGGTGCGCGACCTGATGCATACGGGCGATGCGCTGCCGCTGGTGGACGAGGACACGCCGATGGGCGAAACCCTGATCGAGATCACCCGCAAGGGCTTCGGCGTGGCCGGGGTCAGGGACGCGAACGGCAATCTCGCCGGGATCATCACGGATGGCGATCTGCGCCGCAAGATGGACGGGTTGCTGACCCACCGCGCCGCCGAGGTGATGACGCCGAACCCGACCACCATCGCCCCCGGCGCCCTGGCCGAAGAAGCGGTAGCGATCATGAACCAGCGCCGCATCACCTGCCTGTTCGCCGTCGAACCGGGCACGGCCGAGGCGCAGGGCCTGCTTCATATCCATGACTGCCTGCGGGCCGGGTTGGGCTGA
- a CDS encoding LptA/OstA family protein — MQRLIALCPYLVLYLCLPLIAGGSSAYAQGTNVAFGAIKADPSLPVEVTADSLHANQADGSAEFVGNVRVGQGDMRLSAPRVLVIYNQQASAIERLEATGGVILVSGADAAEAQRADYTIDTGVIVMTGDVLLTQGPNALTSDKMTVNLTTGTAQMAGRVKTILHPDSD, encoded by the coding sequence GTGCAACGTCTTATTGCCCTGTGCCCGTATCTGGTCCTGTATCTGTGCCTGCCGCTGATCGCCGGCGGATCGTCGGCATATGCGCAGGGCACCAACGTGGCCTTTGGCGCGATCAAGGCCGACCCGTCGCTGCCGGTCGAGGTGACGGCGGACAGTCTCCATGCGAATCAGGCGGACGGATCGGCCGAGTTCGTGGGCAACGTGCGGGTCGGTCAGGGCGACATGCGGCTGTCGGCGCCGCGGGTGCTGGTGATCTACAACCAGCAGGCCAGCGCGATCGAGCGGCTGGAGGCAACCGGCGGCGTGATTCTGGTCAGCGGCGCGGACGCGGCCGAAGCCCAGCGCGCGGACTATACCATCGACACCGGCGTCATCGTGATGACCGGCGACGTGCTGCTGACGCAGGGGCCGAACGCGCTGACATCGGACAAGATGACCGTCAACCTGACCACGGGAACCGCGCAGATGGCGGGCCGGGTCAAGACCATCCTGCACCCGGACAGCGATTGA
- the lptB gene encoding LPS export ABC transporter ATP-binding protein encodes MAGPKLTVTDGDSGLRIERLRKSYRKKVVIRDVSMDLNRSEVVALLGPNGSGKTTTFYSVAGLVFPEAGRVSIDGRDVTALPMYRRARLGIGYLPQEMSIFRGLSVEDNISAVLDIAVKHPHQRRERLEELLSDFSIEHLRRAPALALSGGERRRVEIARCLAAEPKYLLLDEPFAGVDPISVADIRHLVADLRKRGIGVLITDHNVRETLEIVDRAYILHDGQMLMSGTPAEVVENENVRRVYLGDSFRIS; translated from the coding sequence ATGGCCGGTCCGAAACTCACCGTGACGGACGGCGATTCGGGGCTGCGGATCGAACGGCTGCGCAAATCCTACCGCAAGAAGGTGGTGATCCGCGACGTGAGCATGGATCTGAACCGTTCCGAGGTGGTGGCGCTGCTGGGACCGAACGGATCGGGCAAGACCACGACCTTCTATTCGGTCGCCGGGCTGGTGTTTCCCGAGGCGGGCCGGGTGTCGATCGACGGGCGCGACGTGACCGCGCTGCCGATGTATCGCCGGGCGCGGCTGGGCATCGGTTACCTGCCGCAGGAAATGTCGATCTTTCGCGGCCTCAGCGTCGAGGACAACATCTCGGCGGTGCTCGATATCGCGGTCAAACACCCGCATCAGCGGCGCGAGCGGCTCGAGGAACTGCTGTCGGATTTCTCGATCGAACATCTGCGCCGGGCGCCGGCGCTGGCGCTGTCCGGCGGCGAAAGACGCCGGGTCGAGATCGCCCGCTGCCTGGCGGCGGAACCGAAATACCTGCTCCTGGACGAACCCTTTGCCGGTGTCGATCCGATCTCGGTCGCGGATATCCGCCACCTCGTCGCCGATCTCAGGAAACGGGGAATCGGAGTGCTGATCACCGACCACAACGTGCGCGAGACGCTGGAAATCGTCGACCGGGCCTATATTCTGCATGACGGCCAGATGCTGATGTCGGGCACGCCGGCGGAAGTCGTTGAAAACGAAAACGTTCGGCGCGTCTATCTCGGCGACAGCTTTCGCATTTCCTGA
- the hpf gene encoding ribosome hibernation-promoting factor, HPF/YfiA family has translation MRYQISGKQIDVGAALQTHVQTELNEVVSKYAQRPTDAQVVFSKSAHEYVCEATVHLSTGLTATARAHATEIYASFDLCCDKMEKQLRRYKRRLKDHHQDRSEPVELLGASSYILASEEHETDAEPESLQPIIVAEMETKIPSLSVGEAVMQMELAGAPVLVFRNEGKDGLNVVYRRDDGNIGWIDP, from the coding sequence ATGCGTTACCAAATCAGCGGAAAACAGATCGATGTCGGCGCGGCCCTGCAAACCCATGTGCAGACCGAACTGAACGAAGTTGTGAGCAAATATGCCCAGCGGCCCACCGATGCCCAGGTCGTGTTTTCCAAATCTGCGCATGAATATGTCTGTGAAGCGACCGTGCATCTTTCCACCGGCCTGACCGCCACCGCCAGGGCCCATGCGACCGAGATCTACGCGTCGTTCGACCTGTGCTGCGACAAGATGGAAAAGCAGCTGCGCCGCTACAAGCGCAGGCTCAAGGACCATCATCAGGATCGGTCCGAGCCGGTTGAACTCCTCGGAGCATCCTCCTATATCCTCGCCTCGGAAGAACATGAGACGGATGCCGAACCCGAATCCCTGCAGCCCATCATCGTCGCCGAAATGGAAACCAAGATCCCATCGCTGTCGGTGGGAGAGGCGGTGATGCAGATGGAACTGGCAGGTGCCCCGGTTCTGGTGTTCCGAAATGAGGGGAAGGACGGGCTGAACGTCGTATATCGCCGCGATGACGGCAATATCGGCTGGATCGACCCGTAA
- a CDS encoding PTS sugar transporter subunit IIA — MELSDILKPEAVKAVSSVSSKKRLFQEIAELARGVYGLDGAQAIDAMMERESLGPTGVGNGVALPHARLADLERVAGVFLLLDRPVEFGAVDRQPVDIAFALFAPQDAGVDHLKALALVSRTLRDASLRTKLRANPDPSKLYTMLTEAHPVQAA, encoded by the coding sequence ATGGAGCTTTCGGACATCCTCAAGCCCGAGGCGGTCAAGGCCGTCTCGTCGGTTTCGAGCAAGAAACGCCTGTTTCAGGAAATCGCAGAGCTTGCGCGTGGGGTTTATGGCCTCGACGGCGCGCAGGCCATCGATGCGATGATGGAGCGGGAAAGTCTCGGACCGACCGGGGTTGGCAACGGGGTTGCGCTGCCCCATGCGCGGCTGGCCGATCTCGAACGGGTGGCGGGCGTGTTCCTGCTGCTGGATCGCCCGGTGGAATTCGGCGCGGTGGACCGGCAGCCGGTCGATATCGCCTTTGCCCTGTTCGCGCCGCAGGATGCGGGGGTCGATCACCTCAAGGCGCTGGCGCTGGTATCGCGGACCCTGCGCGACGCATCGCTGCGCACCAAGCTGCGGGCCAACCCGGATCCGTCCAAGCTCTATACCATGCTGACCGAGGCGCATCCGGTCCAGGCCGCCTGA